AgagaatatttgtgttttaaggtgAGATATAATGTGCAAGATAATACATTCAGAAATGCctactctgtttctttcttttttttagatggagtttcactctgtcacccaggctggagtgcaatggcacaatcttggctcactgcaacctctgcctcccaggttcgagtgattctcctgcctcagcctcccgagtagctggtctaatttttttttttttttgaaagagtctccctctgtctcccaggctggaatgcaatggcatgatctcagctcaccgtgacctccacctcctgggttcaagcgattctcctgcctcagcctcccaagtagctaggattacaggcatgtgccaccatacctggctaatttcgtatttttggtagagacggggtttctccatgttggtcaggctggtcttgaactcccgacctcaggtgatccaccagcctcggcatcccaaagtgctgggattacgggtgtgagccaccaggcccagccaagaaagttttttttatatCATAAGACTGTGTGATGAATTCCAATAGAGAGAAAAACAATGTTTTGTCTAACCTGTGACAACTGAGAAGTATCAACAGAAACACAAGACTTTGTACCTGGCTCTGGATTCAGACTCTCATgattataaagaaatgaagattatTCTTAAATGTTCTAGgcatttatttaattcaaaagATACCTATTGAATACTTacaatgtgtcaggcactattttaAGCCCTACACACACATTTAAGTTCTTGCAAACACAAACGTCTTAGAGGTGTGTTCTCATCCAAACCGAGGTTTAAGAGATGAGTAAAAGTTAAATTTAGCAATATTAGCTTGTTAAGATGTTCACGAGGTAGGGCGTAAGACAACTCATGAGATCTTTTATGAGATCTcataaacaacaacaagaaatgggataaacaacaacaagaaatggGCCTCATATTGGGCTTGGCTTGCTGGAGTTGCTATATAAGGGCTTTCCCGGACAGAAGGCGGCATCAGACCTTTTCATCTCTCCTGAGCCCTCTATCCTCGCTTCTCCTCAGTCCTCTCTACTGACACCATGGGTTGCTGTGGTTGTGGAAGTTGTGGTGGCTGCGGTGGCTGTGGTGGTGGCTGTAgtggtggctgtggtggtggcTGTGGCAGCTGCACCACCTGCAGGTTCTACCGGGTGGGCTGCTGCTCCAGCTGCTGCCCCTGCTGCCGTGGCTGCTGTGGAGGCTGCTGCAGCACACCCGTGATCTGTTGCTGCCGCCGCACCTGCGGCTCGTGTGGCTGTGGCTATGGGAAGGGCTGTTGCCAGCAGAAGGGATGCTGTCAGCGGAAGTGCTGCTGCCAGAAGCAATGCTGCTGCTAGGTGGGAACCCAGCCTCTGGGCAGGGGCTGCAGGCACTCGTGCTGTTGGTGAGACTGCGGGTCTGCAGGTGCCGCAGGGAGGCAGCTTCCTCCGCTTGCTGTGACTTTCCTCCATCCCATCCTGTGTGCTCCCTGCTGTCTCCCTGTCACCTGGACTTCATGGCACTTTTCTGCTTGGTTCTCATCTCTGTAGTTTAAGTAATTCTTTCTATTATTAAGGCAGTCACATGGGCAACTGGTACAATGTCATTCAAGCACAAAGATGCAGGACATTTTGAGTTTTGAGCTCAGCAAAGCAGGATCATGATTTTGACCGTGCTTTCTTCTTTGAACTCTTTTCTCTCTAGGCATTAGGTCTTCTTGTGTGTTCCACATATGCTCTGTCTTTTCTGTGGCTACAGAGTCTTTTCTAGGTGTtctcctaaaattttcttttttttgtttttaacttttactaaTTCATGATCTTTattttagtgctataattttGATTACATCACCAAAAAATCTTTTTTCCCTTTGGTAGTAACCCATCtatatttttttacttgaaaaaattgatacataatagatgtagcTATTTgggggggtacatgtgatattttaatatatttacataatgtgtaataatcaaatcagggtaattgggatattaaTCACCTtaaatctttctcttttatgctgggaacattcaaattattctctattAACAGTTTTGAAATGGGTAATAGATTATTGtttactatagtcactctactgaTTTATTGAGCACTAGGTATTGTTCTTCTAACTGtttttttgtattcattaatCAACCATTCTTCATgaaaaatttcataataaaatgcaaAAGTGAACTCTGAACAGTTTCCCTTAGTTTTATTCTTATAGATATTTTTCATTAAACTACCATTAATTATGATTTTCCCTGGGTTGGAGGCCATTAAGGATACACATATAATTATGCCCTTGTGTGGTTTACATTCAATTTATACACAAATAACCACAAACATGAGGTAGAATAATAACGAAAGTGTTTAAAGTTCTATGTTGATGTGTATGTCATGGGCAGGAACAACTCCACTTTGCTGGATGGGGAATGGGTGTAATTCAAAGGAACTTGGATCACTTCAAGaaggaagggacatttgggagtgtGTTTTGAAGAATTAGTAAGGTTTTGACAGGTGGAGGTGGTTGGGGCAGATGTTTTGAGAAGGGCAAAAATGTGAGAATGGAAAAGTTCAAGACATACATGGGACAAATCATGAATTTGACCTATAGTAGGCTAATATAAATAGTTACAAGTCAACAATGACAGGAAGGCTGTCCTAcgatttggaaggctgaggggttAAGAATAACAGCAAGGACAACAGCAACAGTAACTGGCATTCACGTTGCCCTTAAAAGCCAGgtattctggccaggcgtggtggctcatgcctgcaatctcagcactttggtttttgttttgttttgttttttagacagagtctcaatgtctcacccaggctggagtgcagtggcatgatctcggctcactgcaacctctgcctcctgggttcaagcgatactcatgcctcagcct
Above is a genomic segment from Pongo pygmaeus isolate AG05252 chromosome 11, NHGRI_mPonPyg2-v2.0_pri, whole genome shotgun sequence containing:
- the LOC129031383 gene encoding small cysteine and glycine repeat-containing protein 9-like, whose amino-acid sequence is MGCCGCGSCGGCGGCGGGCSGGCGGGCGSCTTCRFYRVGCCSSCCPCCRGCCGGCCSTPVICCCRRTCGSCGCGYGKGCCQQKGCCQRKCCCQKQCCC